The following nucleotide sequence is from Streptomyces sp. NBC_01298.
CTGGTCAGGAGGTCGATGCTGACCCTGGACGGACTTCGGTATGCGCCGACCGGGGCCTACATCGCCGCTGCCACGACGTCCCTGCCTGAGGAGCTCGGCGGCGTGAGGAACTGGGACTACCAGCATCACTGGTGGCGCGATGCAGAGATCACCCTCGATGCCCTGATCGCCGGCGGCGCTGAGGAAGGCCTTGAGGCATGGCGCCGGTTCGCTCTCGAGACGATCGGCGACAACGTGAACGGCGTGCAGATCATGTGCGGCGTGCGCGGAGAGCGGGAGCTTCCGGAGCGGGTCATTGAGCACCTGGCCGGCTACGAGGGCTCCCGGCCGGTCCGGCGTGGCAACGCGGCCATCGACCAGTTCCAGCTCGACGTGTACGGGTCTATCACGCACGCCCTCGCGCGGATCGCCTCCAAGATCGGATGGACACCCGAGTCCGCCCGGTTGGTGATGGACCTGGCGCGGGTGGCCGAGACTCGCTGGACCGAGCCGGACTCTGGACTCTGGGAGAGCCGGGGCGGGTTGAAGCACCACACGTACTCCAAGGTCATGGCCTGGGTAGCCCTTGACCGCGCCTCGGAACTGGCGGGATCGGGGGTTGTCCCCGAGCTCCACGATCCACGCGAGGCGGGGAGGCTACGTGCCGTTGCCGACCTGATCCGCACGGACGTCCTCACCCACGGATTCGACAGCGAGCAGGGCTCCTTCACGCAGTCCTACGGCGCGCCAGACCTGGACGCCTCCCTGCTGCGGCTGCCGCTGGTCGGATTCATCGAGGCAAGCGACCCGCGCATGGTGGGCACGCTCGACGCCTTGATGGACGAGCTCGCCGACGACCGAGGGTTCATGCTGCGCTATCGCACCCCCGGCGACCGGAGCGCAGACGGACTGCCCGGCCACGAGGGGCGATTCCTGCTCTGCAGCTTCTGGCTCGTCGAGGTGCTGGCCATGGTCGGCCGCGGGAAGGAGGCAGCGGCCATTTTCGACGCGCTCGCGGGGGTTGCAGGCGGACTGGGTCTGCTGGCGGAGGAGTTCCAGCCCTCCGCGACCGGCGGACGGCAGTTGGGGAACTTCCCGCAGGCCTTCAGCCACGCCGGCCTAGTCCGGGCCGCCCTCGCCCTGCACCGCTCCGGCGCCTGGAAGGGCACCTCCTGGGGGACAGCGGCGTGAACGAGATGCTGTTGGTAGGACACATCGAGGAAGCGGTGTTCCAGGCCCTGCTCGGAGCCACGCCACGCGACGAGGTCGAAGCCTTCCTCCCAAGAACGGATTCGCTGAGCGAACTGCTCCAGCGAGTACGGGCACGGCACCTGATGCCGCTGCGCTGCATCGCTCTCGGGGCGGTCGCCACCCACCAACTCGAACGGCCGAAGCCGGAGGCCTTCCACCTCTATCGGCAGCTCGACGAGCGGACGATCAAGGCCCTTCGTGTCTGGGTGGAGCACACCGGTTACGCGCTCCCGGAGGTCAAACCCGACATCACGCCGGTGAAGCTCGCCAGGATCCTTCACGATGTCCACCGCGCATTCGATCTCACCCCCGCCGCGTCGGAGATCACCCTCGTGGGCGCGGCACTAGCCCATGGCCTGATCGGCGTTGAGCAGTGGGAGAGCATGCGGGGGGCGGCACGATGACATGGCCAGGCACGCCCATCCTGACGGGAGCCACCGAGCGGGCTGGCATGCAGAGGCTGTTGGCCGGTGGCTCGGCCGGAGAGGTCGCAGCACGGCTTCACACCAGCATTGCCTCCCTCGGCCAGGCCCTGGCCCGCACCCGCAGCAGGCACGACATGCCACTGCGCAGCGTGGCCCTGCTCGCCCTGAGCGCCGGCGAGCTCATGGCTCCCGACGCCCCGCGGGCCGTTCGGGCACTGACCAGTGAACAGGAGGCCGCGGTCAGAACGTGGGCGACGACGCCGAGCTCCGATCTGGGAGACATTGGCCGCCGGGCCCGCGTGCCTGCCACGGAGCTTCGGAGCCTGTTACGGCACGCCCAGCAGCACCTCGGGTTCGGCCTGGTCTCTGGCTGGGAAGCCGAGCTGCGTCTCCTGGGCGCTGCCGTGGCTCTCGGCCTGGTCGACCCCGCGGAGGCCGCTCATGGCCTTCAGGCCGAGAGTGGAGCACAGTGACCGGGCGACGATCGGCTCAGGCGATCGCTTCTCAGCGCCGGTTCTGGGACTCGCTGTACCTCACGGATCGGTCCGTGGACACCTTCGTGCTCCTTGAGCGGGAGTGGCGCGGGTTCGCCGCGCACGTTCAGCACGAGAAGGCCAGAACGGCGATCGATGTGGGATGCGGCAAAGGCGATCTGTCCGGCGCCCTGGCATTGCACGGCAGGTTGCGGACCATCGGCTACGACTGGTCCGAGGCAGCCGTGGCGGTAGCGCGTGCATCGCTCTCGCACCCACTGCTGTCGTTCGAGACCCATGACTTCGGCCTGCCTGTCCGGCCCACAGGCATCCAGCCAGGGGCGGTGGACGTCCTCTGCTGTCGGTTCGTGCTGCAGTACCTGGACCTCCCCGCGTTCATCGCCAACACGCGCTGCCTCCTTCGGCCAGGTACAGGCACGGTCTACGTGGTCACACAGGTCCGTGAGGAGATGGCAAAGCACGCCCGAGGGGGCGAAGGTCTGCCTCGGGCAGTGATCGCGGAGCTGCGTGACGCGTGGCCGACCGCTCCAGTGTGGCCGCTCACCCGACGCGGTGAGGTTGTAGCCCTTGCTCTGGGCGGCGCACGTAGGGCAGACAGCTGATGGGCCGGGCAGACCGGCCCCGTGTGGGGAGCCTGATCGAACTACGCGGTCAGCTCAAGGGCGAGAGGGACTACTGGGACCGGCCCAGCGGTGACTGGGGTGAGGGTCCACCGACAAGTCCGGCGGCACTGGAGCGACGCGAGCTCGCAAACTCCATGTTCCTGCTGGGCTCCCGTGCGCTGCTGCGTGGCGAGCTCCGTCATGCGGAGAGCTCGCTGGGTCAGGCGGCGAAGGAGGACCATCCCGGCGCCTGGTTTCGGTATGCGGTTCTCGCGCATCGCTTGGGGCCCAGCGTCTTTGGCGGAGACGGCGCGCGCGAGTGGCGCGGCTTCCTCATCGCCTGCGCGGCCGAGCTCGGGCATGGGGACGCAGCTCGAATGCGGCCACTGCTCCGCGATCCGGGGGCCACTCCTGCCGACTTCGAGGAGTGGGAGGACCCCCGTTTCGGCCCCGAGCTGCTTGCCGCGCTTGCCGCTCCCCCTGCTGCCCAAGTTCAAGGACTGCGATGTTCGCCATGAGACAGCTGACGGCACCCGACATCTCTGCCGTGGATGCCCTGATCAGTGACCGAGTGCGGTACCAGCTGAAACGCGGGCGCCAGGTCTGTGCCGGCCCACGGCTCCGCCGCGTCGTTGTGACCTCCCAACGGGACTCGGTGCGGCGCGGCAGGTTGGCCATCGGAATGTGGCGCACGGCGCCAGCTCCTCGGCTCGTGGGCGCGTTCACGCTACGCTCCGCCAGCACAGCACCCGTTCTGATTCTGGAGAACGCCTTTACGGCCCCCGGGGAAAAGGCCGTCGCGCGGCTCGCATCGATGTGGATCAGCGACTTCGCAGCACGGCAGGACGGATGCACGCGAGTCCGATGTGTGAGCTGGTCACCCGCTGTTGCCGCGCGGCAGGTGCAGGTCGGTGGATGGACTGACGTCCCGCGACCCGCCCACCACCGTGGTGGTGCAGTCCTCCTTGAGCAGCGCGCCACCATCATGGCGCTCCTGAATCAGTGGGTCCGGACCGAGCGACTCCCCAGTCTGTCTTCCCCGTCGGAAGCGGAGGTGCAGCCGCCGCTGCACCCGCATCACGTAAGAATCGCGCAGCTCTACGCACAGGGCCGCACCACTCCAGAAGTAGCCGGGCGGCTCTTCCTGAGCGTCGACACCGTCAAATCGCACACAGCTCAGGCACGCCGACTCACTGCTGTCCGCTCCACTACAGCTCTGGTCCAAGACCTCTACCTACGGGGAGAGCTGGCCAGAGGGGTCTCCAGCGGCGTGAACGCGGCTGTAAGCCCGCGCCAGCGTGCAGTGCTGGGCTTCACCGCCTTCGGTGACCCGCAGGCAGCAATCGGGATGGCCATCGGAGTCTCGCTCGAGGTCGTGAAGGCGGACCTGAGCGCCCTCAGATTCGCCTTCGACGCCCGCACGAATCACCACCTGGTGGCCCGCGGCTGGGATGAAGGCTTCCTGTGCTGAGCATCCCCTCCGGACTCATCGCGGTCTCCCGCACCGACTTCACCGCCTCCGACGACGAGTACGAGGAGTTCCTCCACCTCTGCCTCAGTGACGTCGGCGGCTTTCCCGCTCTCGCATCCCCCCGAAACCGACCTCTGACCAGGAGCTCCACGATGCCCGCCACCCGCACTCGCCGGTCCGCCACCAGAACGACCCGGAAGAAGAAGCCGGTGAAGCCGTCCCTGGGCCTGCCTCGACACAAGAAGAACTCGCGTCTGTCCGACAAGGAACGCAAGGTGTTCGCCCAGCAGGTCGTGGCCGCCTACACCGGTGAACAGCAGGGCGCCATTCGCCAGATCGCCGACGAGACGGGACGCTCCTACGGCATGATCCACCGCCTCCTCTCCCAGGAAGGCGTCCGATTCCGCCCCCGCGGCGGGAAGCCTGCCGGCGCCGCGACTGAGGCCGCGGAGTGAGTGCGACAACTCCCTCCACGGGGAGCACAGCCACGGCCAGCGCCACCTCCGACACCCCGCCGTCCGGCGCGCCCGGGCGCACGCCAGCGGCGGTGACGGCCGGTATCGGCAAGGCCAGCGAGATGCTGCAGGCCATGCGGCTCGCGGAGAAGAGCGCTCACGCAACCGCCTGCCGGATCCCCGCAGTCCACCTGATGGTCCAGCTGCGCGAGATCCGGCGGACCAATGCCGAACAGCTCCGGGAGATCGTCGACGTCCACGGGTGGCCCACCCCCGGGCTGGTCGGCGCCCAGTCGGCCGCCGACGCCGTACGCATCCTGCTGGCCTGCGGCGATCCGGGCTTCCAGATCCGCTGCCGCAACCTGATGAAGCTGGCCCTCGACAGCGGGGAACTCCCGGAGATTCTGTACGCGTACGTCGCCGACACCTGCGATGTGGCGCTGTCGATTCCGCAGACCTACGGCACCCAGGTCAACCCGCGAACCCTGCGCCCCTACCCGATCAAGGACCGGGAAGCCGCCGAACGCATGCGTGCCGATATCGGACTGGTCCCGATCGCCCAGCAAACGGCCGTCTACCTCAGCGGCGCAAGCGCAGTCTCGGCGGAGCGGAGTCGGCCGTGATCTTCCCGCAGAACATCGGAGACGCACCGTGACGGCAGCCCCCGACACCACCACCCCAGCGGCACCGGACAGCGGACCGACCACCCGCAGGGCTCTTATCGCCCTGCTGGCCGGTGAAGGCACCAGCTACGCGGGGACGGCCGTCCACCGGATGGCACTGCCCGCGCTCGCCGTCCTCCACCTCCAGGCCACCCCCGGCCAGATCGCGTTCCTGGCCTCCGCCGCGCAACTCCCGGCGTTGATTGTGTCGTTACCGGCGGGCGTCGTCCTGGATCGGCATCCGCTCCGCACCGTGCTCCTCACCACCGACCTTGCCGCGGCCGGCGTTGTCCTGGCGATACCCGCCGCGGCCGTCCT
It contains:
- a CDS encoding glycoside hydrolase family 15 protein; translation: MHSPAIEDFAFLSNAQTSALLDASGAVSYMPGGDRPDSDLVFARALGSEDNGLWRIRPHGESTVESRRYLPDTMILETVWRSAKGKATVLDYMPPTRPGADTPGRLFREVRLQGQIAMDFEFLPRFHDGRTVPEVAQVGTAHRWARWRFRDGDQVVSLAAQGLASLVKDPADGALRGTVYGRTTAFVMTLGPDLPRPLAPTGRRKATRDRGRRWVAGNVSYEGRYAGLVRRSMLTLDGLRYAPTGAYIAAATTSLPEELGGVRNWDYQHHWWRDAEITLDALIAGGAEEGLEAWRRFALETIGDNVNGVQIMCGVRGERELPERVIEHLAGYEGSRPVRRGNAAIDQFQLDVYGSITHALARIASKIGWTPESARLVMDLARVAETRWTEPDSGLWESRGGLKHHTYSKVMAWVALDRASELAGSGVVPELHDPREAGRLRAVADLIRTDVLTHGFDSEQGSFTQSYGAPDLDASLLRLPLVGFIEASDPRMVGTLDALMDELADDRGFMLRYRTPGDRSADGLPGHEGRFLLCSFWLVEVLAMVGRGKEAAAIFDALAGVAGGLGLLAEEFQPSATGGRQLGNFPQAFSHAGLVRAALALHRSGAWKGTSWGTAA
- a CDS encoding class I SAM-dependent methyltransferase, with translation MDTFVLLEREWRGFAAHVQHEKARTAIDVGCGKGDLSGALALHGRLRTIGYDWSEAAVAVARASLSHPLLSFETHDFGLPVRPTGIQPGAVDVLCCRFVLQYLDLPAFIANTRCLLRPGTGTVYVVTQVREEMAKHARGGEGLPRAVIAELRDAWPTAPVWPLTRRGEVVALALGGARRADS
- a CDS encoding helix-turn-helix transcriptional regulator, which gives rise to MGAFTLRSASTAPVLILENAFTAPGEKAVARLASMWISDFAARQDGCTRVRCVSWSPAVAARQVQVGGWTDVPRPAHHRGGAVLLEQRATIMALLNQWVRTERLPSLSSPSEAEVQPPLHPHHVRIAQLYAQGRTTPEVAGRLFLSVDTVKSHTAQARRLTAVRSTTALVQDLYLRGELARGVSSGVNAAVSPRQRAVLGFTAFGDPQAAIGMAIGVSLEVVKADLSALRFAFDARTNHHLVARGWDEGFLC
- a CDS encoding helix-turn-helix domain-containing protein, translating into MLSIPSGLIAVSRTDFTASDDEYEEFLHLCLSDVGGFPALASPRNRPLTRSSTMPATRTRRSATRTTRKKKPVKPSLGLPRHKKNSRLSDKERKVFAQQVVAAYTGEQQGAIRQIADETGRSYGMIHRLLSQEGVRFRPRGGKPAGAATEAAE
- a CDS encoding DUF6624 domain-containing protein, with translation MTAGIGKASEMLQAMRLAEKSAHATACRIPAVHLMVQLREIRRTNAEQLREIVDVHGWPTPGLVGAQSAADAVRILLACGDPGFQIRCRNLMKLALDSGELPEILYAYVADTCDVALSIPQTYGTQVNPRTLRPYPIKDREAAERMRADIGLVPIAQQTAVYLSGASAVSAERSRP